A region of Dermochelys coriacea isolate rDerCor1 chromosome 1, rDerCor1.pri.v4, whole genome shotgun sequence DNA encodes the following proteins:
- the NUDT5 gene encoding ADP-sugar pyrophosphatase isoform X1: MQNKATIEILKSTRPSILKEEAIAERKWVKLEQTTYVDPAGKTRIWETVKRTTRKEDSSADGVSVIPVLQRTLHYDCIVLVKQFRPPMGGYCLEFPAGLIEGNESPESAALRELEEETGYKGDVVECSPAVCLDPGLTNCTTHIVTVTINGDDACNTRPMQKPEEGEFVEVVSLPKNDLLQRIEELVAEEHILVDARVYAYALALKHATQKPLQVPFMKF, translated from the exons atgcaaaacaaagcAACCATAGAGATTCTGAAATCTACCAGACCATCCATCCTTAAAGAAGAG GCAATCGCAGAAAGAAAATGGGTGAAGCTTGAACAGACAACCTATGTTGATCCCGCCGGTAAAACCAG AATTTGGGAAACCGTAAAGCGTACTACCAGGAAAGAGGACAGTTCAGCTGATG GTGTATCAGTTATACCTGTGTTACAAAGAACTCTCCACTATGATTGCATTGTCCTAGTGAAACAATTCAGGCCTCCAATGGGAGGGTATTGCTTGGAATTCCCTGCAG GCCTCATTGAGGGAAATGAAAGCCCAGAAAGCGCAGCCTTGCGAGAGTTGGAGGAAGAAACGGGGTACAAAGGGGATGTCGTTGAATGTTCTCCAG CTGTTTGCTTGGACCCTGGTTTAACAAACTGCACAACGCACATCGTGACCGTCACCATTAATGGAGATGATGCTTGTAATACAAGACCCATGCAAAAACCTG AGGAAGGAG aatttgtGGAAGTTGTTTCACTACCAAAGAATGATCTACTGCAGAGAATTGAAG AGCTAGTGGCAGAAGAGCATATTTTAGTGGATGCCAGAGTTTATGCCTATGCATTGGCACTGAAACATGCAACACAAAAACCCCTCCAGGTGCCTTTTATGAAGTTCTAA
- the NUDT5 gene encoding ADP-sugar pyrophosphatase isoform X2 encodes MQNKATIEILKSTRPSILKEEAIAERKWVKLEQTTYVDPAGKTRIWETVKRTTRKEDSSADGLIEGNESPESAALRELEEETGYKGDVVECSPAVCLDPGLTNCTTHIVTVTINGDDACNTRPMQKPEEGEFVEVVSLPKNDLLQRIEELVAEEHILVDARVYAYALALKHATQKPLQVPFMKF; translated from the exons atgcaaaacaaagcAACCATAGAGATTCTGAAATCTACCAGACCATCCATCCTTAAAGAAGAG GCAATCGCAGAAAGAAAATGGGTGAAGCTTGAACAGACAACCTATGTTGATCCCGCCGGTAAAACCAG AATTTGGGAAACCGTAAAGCGTACTACCAGGAAAGAGGACAGTTCAGCTGATG GCCTCATTGAGGGAAATGAAAGCCCAGAAAGCGCAGCCTTGCGAGAGTTGGAGGAAGAAACGGGGTACAAAGGGGATGTCGTTGAATGTTCTCCAG CTGTTTGCTTGGACCCTGGTTTAACAAACTGCACAACGCACATCGTGACCGTCACCATTAATGGAGATGATGCTTGTAATACAAGACCCATGCAAAAACCTG AGGAAGGAG aatttgtGGAAGTTGTTTCACTACCAAAGAATGATCTACTGCAGAGAATTGAAG AGCTAGTGGCAGAAGAGCATATTTTAGTGGATGCCAGAGTTTATGCCTATGCATTGGCACTGAAACATGCAACACAAAAACCCCTCCAGGTGCCTTTTATGAAGTTCTAA